The sequence CTGTGACACGTATCACTGTGACAGGGTTTTAGGGATTATGAAGTGGCAGAAAATGTCTATTTCAGTTGAGAAACcctttaaaatttcgaatgaaacgTAGCTACGAGGTCTTAAAGCTTGCGATGTCTTTGAAATAACGTTCTCGCTTTGTTCTTCTTCAACATCATGATGATCAATTCTATTAATTTCAGCCTATCAACAGAGGGAGCAAGAAAGACGTCAGCCTAAGTTTCTACAGAAAATTATAGGTCATCGCATAGAAtagttatttgataaaatgattttccTTAACATTGCTTATGAATACATGAacttattttatggaattttatacagttaaaaatataatacatagcAATTTTATGGAGTTATGCGAGTTGAGCTCAAAAGGTCTCAAAAACAGGAACTCTCAtgtgaaaatttcgaatttattttcatttcgaagCTATATAAAAGTTGCCTTGTcatggaatttataaaaatcatcaataatattaatcaaatgatGTTTAAAATTGCTACACCAGGAGATCATTTTACAACCATTTATTATATTTGCACCTGAACCATAAAATCTTCATAATGTTTGTTAGATATacaaaataactatatatatatgtttttgcaattaagttataagaaactaaaaccaaaaccaaaactcACCCCAACAACTACCAAGGGAAGAACAGGAAACGCCATTTCCGCTCACGGCTTTTATTTTAGCCAtcactgacacacacacacatattggaATTATACAATTCTGAAAATCGAGATTATTTGGGAGGCGACGCAGCGCCCTCTTTCGGAAAAAGATTTATTAACACTGGCCCCCGATGACGAATGTCATTAACAGGGCAAACACTTATAATTAAACAGATTACAAAAATGGAtggaaaatacattaaaatatttgaaaatacaaaaaatacacaaaatgaaTCAAGTAATGTCAATAGGAAGTTTGATGAGATTATGAATGGGTCTTTTTAACCCTCcatttgcagtttttaaattgACTGCTCTAACGTAGTTCTCAGTTCACTCAAAGGTCTATCATTTTTGCCATTTTCACTTTATTGGAGGTATATTGTCGTCTCTTATCAACACCAAATCGTTGACCTTTAAATTTGCACAAGGTATTTTCCACTTGTTTCTCACTTGCAACTGgggtaaataattttttggacaAGGATCTCCAAAAGGACTGTGAAATCTGACTTATCAACTTTAGTCTATCGAAATCTTTTGATCCGTCGGATCAGGCTCCGGGATTTTCTGTAATTCTGACCTTATAAGGAAATGACCAGGCGTAATCACTGAAAAATCATCGGGATCATCCGACGCAGCAACCAATGGTATGGAGTTTAGTATTGCCTTGGTCTCCACTAAAACGGTTGAAAACTCTTCATTAGTCAGGATTTGACATCCTATTATTCGTTTCAAATGATACTTCATCGATTTCACAGACGCCTCCCAGAGTCCGCCGAAATGTGGGGACGATGGAACATTTGCTCTCCATACAACACCTTCGTAGGCCAAATACCGACCAATCGCCTCCGAACTCCATAGTTTCAGCACATGTTTAACCCCGACGGAATTAGTCCCACAATCACTGAATATCTCGGTGGGTTTCCCTTTGCGTCCAACGAAGAGCTTGAAAGATGCAAGAAACGCATCAGTACTCAGGTCACTGACGAGTTCCAGGAGAACCGCTTTCGTGATGAAACAAACAAAGACGCAGTCATACATCATTACCAGTCTCGCACCTCTTCCACGACGAGGAGTGATCAGAAATGGTCCACAAAAATCTGCACCAGCTCTCAAGAACGCTCTACCTGGTATGACACCGGAAGTAGGCAAGTCAGCCATTATTTGCCTCGAGAATTCTGCACGAAACCGTGCACAGATGACACAGTTTCTCACGAATTTTCTTATGAATGATCTTGCTCCCAAAATCCAATAGACCTGTCTAATTGCAGAATGAACTGATTGAACTTTTgcatgaagatattttaaatggtACTGTCTTATAATCATAGTTGTTACTGGATGCTGTTTTGGTAATATCAAGGGATGCTTTACACTCGCTGGTAAGCTGGAGTTTCCATTTCTTCCCCCAACCCTGAGAAGTCCTTTACTATCCAAAAATGGATTAAGCTGAATCAATTTACCTGCACTCAAGACATTTCCTTTCTCTAGTACGGAATTTCGGTCGAAAATGCAACTTTCTGAACCAAATGTATGATCCTATCATGCGACTCGTTCAACTGCAAACATTCCAAATACGGAATAGAAATCCTATTTACTCTACTATTTCCCACGAAACTCAACACAAAGCAGCTCCACTTTACAATCTATtccaaactgaaattttattctaatgctCCTAGATAACCTCCACTTTAACTACAAAACAAACAACCGAATCTGCCTTATGATCCCTCAATATTTCTGAATTACCCACCTCCTGCGATTGCTTGACTGATTTTTCCGGCCAATAATTACAATCTGCAACAACCAGTTGGGCCCATACCACCATTTTTGActggatataaaattttcaacagaaacTCCTCTAGTGAGCAAATATGCTGGGTTATCTGCCGATGGACAATAAAACCAATCATTCGGATTCGCCACAAACTGCTTCCACCTCTTGGCATTTCCTCTAATCCACACTATCTGAGAATCTGTCCAAAATatgaatttctcaaattttttataataaacacctTCTAGAAATTTACTAACTCTTATCACAGCAGCCATCAATTCCAACCTAAGTAACGTTAATGTTTTAAGTGGAGCTACTCAATTTTTTGACACCAAAAAGGACACTCTACGTTTCCCAGTGTTTCGACATACCTTGTATAGGTATTTGCCCCGTAGGCCCTGAGCGATGCATcgcaaaatatatgaatttctgcCAATTCTTTCCGACAGTCCTGTAAACAATTCCTAGGAATAACTATTTCCTTCAATGTCCTAATATTGTTACACCATATAATCACTTGAGTCGTAAATCCTCTCGTAAATCATCGTCCCAGTCCATAGCCCTTTCCCATATATCTTGTAAAAAACACTTAGTTCTTACTACAAAGGATGTAAACAATCCCACAGGATCGAAAATTTCCGCTGCAGTCTGTAAAACACAACGCTTGTTATTATTCAAACTATCCACTAACCCTTTCACTTCCAACGACAAAATATCTTTGTCGGAGTTCCAATTTAGCCCCAGAATTTTCAACTCAACGCCTTCTTCACTCTCACAGAATCCGTTTTTGAACCACAAAGCTCTCAAGTCGCTATTGTTGGATCTTAATTTTCTCAACTTAAACCCACCACTTCTCAAAATTGTTACAGCATCTGATGATAACACAAACGCTTCCATCGCACTATCCTCACCAAAATACAAATCATCTACATACGAACCAGAATTTAGCATTGACACTGAATCGGGTCTTTCGGCTTCGAATTTTGCAATGTGATGTTTAATTACTGCACTTAAAATAAACGGAGAAGTTTCGCATCCGAAGGGTAATCGAGTCATCTGCATAATCCTATAGTCCTCATGATCGCTACCTCCattccaaagaaatttcaaaaatttacgatCTTCAGGGGCCATTCCTAtcattaaaaatgccttttctaTGTCCCCATGAAATGCAACCTTAAATCTCCTAAATTTCATTATTACCTCAAGAATGCTGGGATTCACATTCGGACCAGTCTCTAAACAATCGTTAAGTGACAAGTTTTGTCCAGATTTGGAGCCATTGAAAACCATGTTGACTTTAGTTGTTTCCTTATCTGCTCTGACCACTGCTCTATgatgcatgaaatatttattcctatCCCTACCATATTCTTCAATTATTCCATTAGTTTCCTGATCCCTAATTGTTTCGCTATAAGCACTAGCTATCCGTTCATTTTTATTGAACCCCTTTTTTCAATTCGTCGAATCGCCTCTTGGCCAGATTAAAGCTGTTCTCCAATTCTCTGGGTTCAGTCCTCCACAACAACTTGGCCTCATATCTTCCATCTTTAAATTCTAGGCCCCTATTAAATTGGTCTAACAATTCCCTATCGGTTACACTCATTTCAATCTCTGATGCCCAACGTTTCCAAGTCCCATAGCACCTGAACATCTGACGCAGACACTAAAAGATTTGCTGAACAAGGACCACTACTTCCGCTTTGAGTACCCTGTAATGGGAACCTAAAAATAGTAGGATTACAGGTCACCGTGTTGTTTAATTTCTCAAAGTGAGATGCATCTATTATCCGCCAAAATACATCCAACCCCCcaatcaaaatctcaatttttgcCTTGCTTTCACACGTGTCGGCAAGATTTAAGCCTCGCAATTGCATATCCTTCCGGACATCTGCATTGGGCATAGCCACAGGAGCTGCAGTGATTGTATCGATTATTAGTACTTCTACAGAAATTAACTGATCAGGGTCGTATCGGCTGATGAGGGTTATTACTCCGACATCATATATTTTCTCCTCAGGCTCGAGAGAACCAAAAGAAAAAACAGACAACCTTTCTTTTCGAATCGAtttcaattttaagcaattagCCAATGATCTCGTACACCAGCTTCTTTCACTACCCTTATCACACAAAATTCCTAtcattttactcaaatttaattccaaattactAGCATAAACACTGCATGTAAGCAAAAGAACTGTAGGTACACCTGTACTAGTTACAGATGAATTGTACTGTGTACTTGTTGCAGTATCAGGCTGAATGCTTTTACCCGCATTACCATctcttttataatgaataagcGTGTGATGCGGACCACCACAGAAACCATTTTTCGATTTGCAAGTACTCCCACAACATTCCAAAGAAAAACACTTAAAGCACAAATATTATCTTTCACAAAACTTACTTTTTAGTTCACTGAAAGTCTTTTAAACCCGATACAATTAGATAACAGATGGGTCCCGGTGTTACAAAATCTACACTTCACATTTCTCGCACTAGATAGATACACATTAGATACAGTTTTATTGTCATAATTACGGTGTTTGTTAGCCAAAGACACTTCACTTCTCCCACCTCCAACATTTGAATATGGTCTCGTAAATGTAGACTCTACTTTTTGTTTACCCTTTGAAGCCAAATAAATATCACATTCCCTGCCTAAACTCTGAGGTCTAAACCATGACTCTCCCTGTTTTACCGCTACATGAGTTCTTAACTCGCGATAAAGTTAACTATATAGTTTATCAGAAACTATCAATTGACATAACGATTTAAAATCCTCAATTGCTCTCAAGCTGCAGTAATATTCGAAATTAGTACTCGATCGAGATACGTATTGCATATAATTCTCTGCTGGAAATTTGTTCGACTTGCGAAACTGATAGAACATTCCTGGGGGTTGGGCTGAAATTCCTTCAAACCGATAGTTTTAAGTTTATCGTAATTCGCAATGTCTTCCTCCATTACATAAACCCATAAATTTGGAATCCTTTCTcctaacatatttaataaaatctccgCTTTCAAACCGTCTGGAACGTTTTTGGTTTTAAACGCTTTTTCCAACGACTGGAAGAACAAGACTCTGAACTAGTAGGTACGGGAATGGTCAACGTTTTGATACTTTTAGTCAAATTCTCAACACTATGATTTGATGCATCCAGATCACCTTGGCCTGAATCCATTCAACCCATTTTGCAACTCCAACTGTCTTTCTAATTGCGCCAATTTTACCCGTTCGATTTCCAACCttcttaaatcattttcttttatctcgttttccttttccttctttaattttttatactcgATTATATTATCAATTACGCCCTGTACAAAATCTGGTTCTTTCTTAAATACCTCGctcttttcgattaatttttttcaaatcaattactTTTAGGCCCTCCGTAACATCCAAACCAATATCCTCTGCAATTAACCTCAACTCGTCCTTCCACAAATTACCAAACGACATTTTCTGcacttattacacaaaaatattatcaataaaatctttaaaatctacCCGTCAAATAGACGCTCAAAATATCACCATATAAATTTGAACAGTAAACttataaaaacacaattaaaattcacaaaccaaaacaacaaattataccGGGATAAGCTCAAAACTCAAATGCAAACAACCGAAAAAACACCACACTCAACACATCCCCTTTCTGAcaccaaaaaatgtttttgcaattaAGTTATAAGTAACCAAAACTCATCCCAACAACTACCGAGGGAAGAACAGGAAACGCCATTTCAGCTAACGGCTTTTATTTTAGTCAtcactgacacacacacacacatactggAATGATACATTTCTGAAAATCGAGATTATTTGAAAGGCAACGCAGTGCCTCTTTCCGAAAAAGaattcttaacaatatatatattgaattcttGAGCTCCGTCATACGACTAGGGAGATGTTTAATCTGCCCATTCCCCCTCTCCAAGGATTAATAGTGGGAGGGAAATTGGCTGCAACGGATTAAATTAGGCCCGTTTTCATGAGAGATTTTGATAACAAACAAAGAACCCTTGTCCCCTTGAAAGAGATCTTACCATCAAttatctaaagattttttttcttatttaagcaacccttttaattttaaattctaattacaaaGTCACCTGAAATCTTTGcgtattttaagattaatttttttttcaaatattacaaactattatttcttcctttctttaaaTAGTGAAAGAAACttctcatttaatttattttgcgttaaaggataaatgaatgaattttaaacttatttaataagagaaaaaaactacatttaatctaaataaaagtaGCTGAATTTTATCAATGTAATTTCTGCAATGTTTTTTGAATGATGATgagttgttttatttaaataaaaaattagattcataaaattagatttgttgcattaagtaaaaagagaaaaaaaaattcataaacgtaataaaatatttctttggagcttacaaaaaacatttcataaagtatttagtgttatttatattaacgcTATTATGTAAGGAAAACTCTGAATTAAAGATATCAccgaaaatacttttatttatttttcttaaatttattcagttctttaaacaaaatgtatCTGAATATCATAGTAATTCCATCACAAAGATACAGAggataatttcatttctttttttcataatttcttcttatgtgca comes from Argiope bruennichi chromosome 2, qqArgBrue1.1, whole genome shotgun sequence and encodes:
- the LOC129962214 gene encoding uncharacterized protein LOC129962214; its protein translation is MHRSGPTGQIPIQDSQIVWIRGNAKRWKQFVANPNDWFYCPSADNPAYLLTRGVSVENFISSQKWWYGPNWLLQIVIIGRKNQSSNRRSKGLLRVGGRNGNSSLPASVKHPLILPKQHPVTTMIIRQYHLKYLHAKVQSVHSAIRQVYWILGARSFIRKFVRNCVICARFRAEFSRQIMADLPTSGVIPGRAFLRAGADFCGPFLITPRRGRGARLVMMYDCVFVCFITKAVLLELVSDLSTDAFLASFKLFVGRKGKPTEIFSDCGTNSVGVKHVLKLWSSEAIGRYLAYEGVVWRANVPSSPHFGGLWEASVKSMKYHLKRIIGCQILTNEEFSTVLVETKAILNSIPLVAASDDPDDFSVITPGHFLIRSELQKIPEPDPTDQKISID
- the LOC129962215 gene encoding uncharacterized protein LOC129962215; this translates as MVFNGSKSGQNLSLNDCLETGPNVNPSILEVIMKFRRFKVAFHGDIEKAFLMIGMAPEDRKFLKFLWNGGSDHEDYRIMQMTRLPFGCETSPFILSAVIKHHIAKFEAERPDSVSMLNSGSYVDDLYFGEDSAMEAFVLSSDAVTILRSGGFKLRKLRSNNSDLRALWFKNGFCESEEGVELKILGLNWNSDKDILSLEVKGLVDSLNNNKRCVLQTAAEIFDPVGLFTSFVVRTKCFLQDIWERAMDWDDDLREDLRLK